Below is a window of Acidobacteriota bacterium DNA.
CCCCCTTCCCGATCGCCGCGGGAGCGAGGGCTCTCAGGCGCTCCAGGCAATCCATAAGGGCGGCCTTCGTCTCCGCGTCCTTCTCGGAGGTGGCCGCGGCCTTCAGGTCCGGCTCCGCCGCCGTCCATTCGAGGTCCAGAAGGGTGCGGGCCGCGCTCAGGCGCACCTCGGGGTCGGCGTCGCGCAGGAGGCCACGGATCCAGAGGGGGCCGTCCCAGCTGCGCATGGCCGCGAGGTTCCGCACGGCCTCGGCCCGCTCGCCCGCGGACCCGTACATGAGGGCCTGTTGGCAGGCGGATTCGGAGGCGCGCCGCGCCGCGTCGAACAGGATCTCCCCGCCGACGAGTCCGGGCCGAACGACGGTCGGGGCGTAGGGCGCCGGTCTCCGGCGCGCCGCCCAGCGCACGGCGCGGGGGACGATCCACCTCAGGCCCGGCGTGGCCTCCGGGTGGCCCACCGACAGGAAGACCCGGCCCCGGCCCGATTCGGCCGTGAGGAGGAGGGGCCGGCCCGGCGTCATGCCCGCCGGGGCGTCGTTCTCCAGGTGCACGTCGCTCTTCATGGAGGCCAGGACCTCGTACCGGGGGATCGCACCCTCCGAGGGTTCCAGGAGGGGACCCTCGTAATAGACCATATGGCACGTTCCCCAGCCCCGCAGTTCGGGGAGGAAGTCCAGGCCCGCCGGAGTGGGGTCGAAGGCGATGAGGCCGTGGCCCCGCTCGTCGTGCTCCCGGTCCACCGCGCGGGCGGGAAAGAGCCTCAGGCAGGCGTACCCGGGCGTGTCCGAGAGCAGGTAGGCTCCGGCGCAGAGGCCCACGGCGCCCCGCCCTTCCTCGAGGACGAAGCGCCGCACCTCCTCGACGCCCGCGTCCCCCAGATCGGTTCGCTGGCGCCCTCCGCCCCCACCCGGAAAGACGACCACGTCCACCTCCCTCAGCCCTCCCGACACGATTTCGGCGGCGGAGATCTCCCGCACCGTGAGGGTCGGATCGATGCGGCAGGCCTCCACGGCCATGCGGACGCAGGAGGGCGAGGCCCCGTTTCCGTTGAAGACCGCCACGCGCAGGGGCGCGCCGGCCTGCCCGAAGGCGGAGAGAACCGAGAGGTTGAGAAGGAAGGTCGCAAGGGCCGGAAGCAGACGCCGGAGGGCCATGGGGTATACCTCCCAAGGGAGGCAGGATGAGGCCGGCGGGGCCCGCCGCGCAAGATGGCGCGATCCCGTCCTCCCCTGCCCGTGTGGGAGGACCGGTATCTCCGGCCCATCCGTTTCGGACCGGCTCTCGGCCGGGCCGGACGCGCCGCGAGGCCCTCTTCGCTTCCCTCAGAGACTCTCGGCGAGCCGCTCGGAGATCTTCGCGATGATGGAGCGCATCTCGGGAAGGGACTTTTCGAAGGCCCTCACCATCTCGGGATCGAAGGCTTCGCCCGAGAGCCTCCGGATTTCCTCCACCGCCGCCTCCATCCGCCAGGGCTCCTTGTAGGGCCGCCTGGAGAGCAGGGCGTCGAAGACGTCGCAGAGGGCGACGATGCGTCCCTCCACGGGGATGGCCTCCCCCCTCAGCCCCTGCGGGTACCCCGCGCCGTCCCACCGCTCGTGGTGGGTCAGGGCGATCTCCGCGGCCGCGCGCATGATGGCCGAGTCGTGGCCCGAGAGAAGGTCGTAGCCGATGCGGGTGTGGCGCCGCATGACCTCCCACTCGGACTCCGTGAGGGGACCTTCCTTCAGGAGGATCCGGTCGGGGATCGCGATCTTCCCGATGTCGTGCATGGGGCTCGCCGAAAGGATCAGCTCCGCGTGGTCGCGGGAAAGCCCCAACGCCCTGGCCAGGGCGCCGGAGAACTGGCTGATGCGCAGGATGTGGAGTCCCGTCCCCTCGTCCCGGAACTCCACGGCCCGGCTCAGGCGCTGGATGATCTCCAGGCGGTTCTGCCTCAGCTCCTCCGTGCGCTCCCTGACCTTCTCTTCGAGAAGTCGGTTCTGGTCCTCCAGGTCCCGGTACAGAAACCGCGTCTCCAGAAGGATCCGGAGCCGTGAGAGGACCTCCAGCTGGTCGAAGGGTTTCGTCAGGAAGTCGTGGGCGCCGGAGGCCAGGGCCCGGATCCGGGTCTGGCGGGTGATGTCGGCGGTGAGGACCAGGATGCCGACGTACCCGCCGTTCCGGTTTCGCTTCAGCTCGTCCAGGATCGAGAACCCGTCGGGGGGAGGCATGTGCAGGTCCAACAGGAGCACATCGGGCCGGAAGGCCCCGTGAAGAGCCACGGCCTCCCGCGAGTCGGTGATGGAGAGGGTCTGGGAGTAGCCCTCCGCGGCCAGGATCTTCTCCAGCAGCCGGACGTTGGGCTCCTCGTCGTCCACGATCAGGATCCTGGCGCTCCTCAGCCGCTCCTCGGAAATCATGGTGAGCCCTCTCCTTTCGTTCCCGGCGGCTCCCCCCCGAGGGCCGCGTCGACGGCATCGAGGAAGCGTCCGATGTCCAGGGGCTTGGTGAGGTAGGCCGAGACGCCCCGCTGAAGGACGCGGGCCACTTCGTCCGGCATGGCGCTGGCGCTCACCACCACGACGGGCGGAGAGGGCCCCAGGTCCCCCCCGCCGTCCAGAGCGTCCAGGATCTCGAGGCCGTTGCCGTCGGGCAGGTGCAGGTCGAGGAGGAGGAGGGAGGGCCGCTCCCGTTTCAGGGCGGCCATTCCCTCACGCACCGAGCCCGCCGCCGCGAGCCGGAGGCCGGGCCTGCGCTCCAGCACCCGGCGGACCAGGGCCAGGTTGGCGGGATCGTCCTCCACGTAGAGCACCGTCCGCACGGTGCGCTCGGGCCCCGCCTCGGAGGGGGCCGATGCGGGCTCTCCCGCGTCCCCCGCCCCCCCGGAGTCATTCCGGGGGGCCGCCGGCAGGAGCAGGGTGAAGCGGCTGCCCACCCCCGGCGTGCTTTCCACTCGGATGTCCCCGCCCATGAGTCGGGCCAGGCGCCGGGACAGGGAGAGGCCGATGCCGGTTCCTGGAATCCCCTGGCGGTCCGCGCTCAGGC
It encodes the following:
- a CDS encoding BPL-N domain-containing protein, which encodes MALRRLLPALATFLLNLSVLSAFGQAGAPLRVAVFNGNGASPSCVRMAVEACRIDPTLTVREISAAEIVSGGLREVDVVVFPGGGGGRQRTDLGDAGVEEVRRFVLEEGRGAVGLCAGAYLLSDTPGYACLRLFPARAVDREHDERGHGLIAFDPTPAGLDFLPELRGWGTCHMVYYEGPLLEPSEGAIPRYEVLASMKSDVHLENDAPAGMTPGRPLLLTAESGRGRVFLSVGHPEATPGLRWIVPRAVRWAARRRPAPYAPTVVRPGLVGGEILFDAARRASESACQQALMYGSAGERAEAVRNLAAMRSWDGPLWIRGLLRDADPEVRLSAARTLLDLEWTAAEPDLKAAATSEKDAETKAALMDCLERLRALAPAAIGKG
- a CDS encoding HD domain-containing phosphohydrolase, which gives rise to MISEERLRSARILIVDDEEPNVRLLEKILAAEGYSQTLSITDSREAVALHGAFRPDVLLLDLHMPPPDGFSILDELKRNRNGGYVGILVLTADITRQTRIRALASGAHDFLTKPFDQLEVLSRLRILLETRFLYRDLEDQNRLLEEKVRERTEELRQNRLEIIQRLSRAVEFRDEGTGLHILRISQFSGALARALGLSRDHAELILSASPMHDIGKIAIPDRILLKEGPLTESEWEVMRRHTRIGYDLLSGHDSAIMRAAAEIALTHHERWDGAGYPQGLRGEAIPVEGRIVALCDVFDALLSRRPYKEPWRMEAAVEEIRRLSGEAFDPEMVRAFEKSLPEMRSIIAKISERLAESL